The Enterobacter oligotrophicus sequence AGTTTATCCTTTAATGCACTGGGTCAGATTCTGATTTTTGTGTCAGCAGGCTTATCTCCGCACTTATAAATTAAAAAACATTAAATACTCTCATTACTATACGCAGCTACATTTTTACTTTTTGCCCCTAACCCTCTCACCGATTCACGGTAAATATCGGTTAATGGATAGTTAAAGGAATAGTAATGACGAATCATTTCAGACTCTTACCCTTATCCGGTTTTATTGTCTGCGCTGCGCTACTCGCCGGGTGCGATGGGCAGGAAAACACGCAACAGCATGCACAAGCCCCTCAGGTCAGCGTTTACCTTGTTAAAAGCGCACCATTGGCTGTGACGACTGAGTTGCCGGGCAGAACAGACGCTTTTCGCGTCGCGGAGGTTCGTCCTCAGGTGAGCGGTATTATTCTGCGTCGCAATTTCGCGGAAGGTAGCGATGTGAAAGCGGGTGACTCTCTCTACCAAATTGATCCTGCAACCTATCAGGCCGCCTATGACAGCGCGAAAGGCGAGCTGGCAAAAGCGCAAGCCGCGGCAAATATCGCCCATTTGACGGTGAAACGTTATGTCCCGCTGGTTGGCACACAATATGTCAGCAAGCAGGAGTACGATCAGGCGGTCGCAACTGCGCAGCAGGCTGATGCCAGCGTCGTTGCCGCACAGGCTGGCGTTGAAAGCGCGCGTATTAATCTTGCTTACACCAAAGTCACTTCGCCAATTGACGGGCGCATCGGCAAGTCCAGCGTCACAGAGGGGGCACTGGTCACGAACGGGCAATCTACCGCGCTGGCGACCGTACAGCAGCTCGATCCAATCTATGTTGATGTCACACAATCCAGCAGCGACTTTATGCGTCTGAAACAGACGAGTCTGCAAAAAGGTGACAGCACCAGCACCGTCGAGTTGGTCATGGAAAATGGCCAGCCCTACCCGCTGAAAGGCACGCTGCAGTTCTCCGATGTAACGGTCGACGAAAGCACCGGCTCAATCACGCTGCGCGCCATCTTCCCTAACCCTCAACATATGCTTCTGCCGGGCATGTTTGTGCGTGCCCGCATAGATGAAGGTACGCAGCCGGACGCCATTCTGGTCCCTCAACAGGGCGTAACCCGTACACCGCGTGGAGAAGCAACCGTACTGGTTGTGAACGATAAAAACCAGGTTGAATCACGCACAATTGTTGCGCCACAGGCTATTGGCGATCGCTGGCTGGTCACGGAAGGGCTGAAAAATGGCGATCGTGTCATTGTCAGCGGCTTACAAAAAGTCCGCCCAGGTGTCACCGTCGTGGCAACGCCTGAAACCGCCGCCAAACCAGCCAGTTAAGGGACGACAGCATGGCTAACTTCTTTATTCAACGGCCTGTTTTCGCCTGGGTTCTCGCCATCATTCTGATGATTGCGGGCGGGCTGGCTATTTTAAAACTGCCTGTTGCACAATATCCGACTATTGCACCGCCTGCGGTTGCCGTAACGGCGACCTACCCTGGCGCAGATGCGCAGACGGTTCAGGATACTGTCACGCAGGTTATCGAGCAGAACATGAACGGCATCGATAACCTGATGTACATGTCGTCCACCAGCGATTCTGCCGGGAACGTGACTATCACCCTGACCTTCGAGTCGGGTACTGACCCTGATATCGCTCAGGTTCAGGTCCAGAACAAACTTCAGCTGGCAATGCCGCTACTGCCGCAGGAAGTACAGCAGCAGGGTATCGGCGTTGAGAAATCCAGCAGCAGCTTCCTGCTGGTTGCAGGTTTTGTCTCAGATAACAAAAACCTCACCCAGGATGATATCTCTGACTATGTTGCCTCGAACGTTAAAGATGCGATTAGCCGTACTTCTGGAGTAGGTGATGTGCAGCTGTTTGGTGCTCAGTACGCAATGCGTATCTGGCTGGACAGCAACGCAATGAATAAATACCAGCTTACACCGCTGGATGTGATCAACCAGTTGAAAACGCAGAACGACCAGATTGCGGCAGGCCAGTTGGGTGGGACACCTTCCATACCTGGGCAGCAGCTTAACGCGTCCATCATTGCGCAAACTCGCCTGAAATCACCAGAAGAGTTCGGTCGCGTCACACTGAAGGTCAACCAGGACGGCTCTATGGTTCATCTTAAAGATGTGGCCCGTATTGAGCTGGGTGGCGAAAACTACAACATGGTCACCAAAATCAACGGCCAGGCAGCGACCGGTCTTGGGATCAAGCTGGCAACCGGTGCTAACGCACTGGACACCGCTGCGGCCATCAAGAGCAAGCTGGCGCAACTGCAGCCATTCTTCCCTCAGGGGCTGAAAGTTGTTTACCCGTACGACACCACGCCATTCGTTAAGATCTCGATTCACGAAGTGGTGAAAACACTGTTTGAAGCGATCATCCTCGTATTCCTGGTGATGTACCTGTTCCTGCAAAACCTGCGGGCAACACTCATCCCCACAATCGCTGTTCCCGTCGTCCTGCTGGGGACTTTCGCCGTACTGGCGGCGTTTGGTTTCTCCATCAATACTCTGACGATGTTTGGGATGGTGCTGGCGATAGGTCTACTGGTAGATGATGCCATCGTGGTCGTCGAGAACGTCGAACGCGTCATGGTAGAGGACAAATTGCCGCCAAAAGAGGCGACACAGAAGTCGATGGAACAGATCCAGGGCGCACTGGTAGGCATTGCTATGGTGCTGTCGGCGGTCTTTGTTCCGATGGCCTTTTTTGGTGGTTCGACGGGGGCGATCTATCGTCAGTTCTCGCTGACCATCGTCTCTGCAATGGCGCTATCCGTGCTGGTCGCACTGATTTTAACCCCCGCGCTGTGCGCAACATTGCTCAAACCTGTTTCCGATGAACATCACGAAAAAAAAGGTGGGTTCTTTGGCTGGTTTAACGCGCTTTTTGACAAGAGCGTGGAGCATTACAGCAATAGTGTAAGCGGCATTTTACGCAAGACCGGACGTTATCTGCTGGTTTATGTGATCATCGTTGGCGGCATGGCAGTGTTGTTCCTGCGCTTGCCGACATCCTTCCTGCCGGAAGAGGATCAGGGCGTGTTTATGACCATGGTCCAGCTACCCGCCGGTGCAACTCAGATGCGTACCCAGCAGGTGCTAGACCAGGTTCAGGATTACTACCTGACAAAAGAGAAGGCGAACGTTGAATCAGTCTTTACCGTTAACGGGTTTAGCTTTAGCGGGCAGGGTCAAAACTCCGGCATCGCATTCGTGAGCCTGAAGCCCTGGGAAGAACGTCCGGGTGAGGAAAATGGCGTTGGGGCGATTGTTAGCCGCGCGACAAAAGCCTTCAGCCAGATCAAAGATGGCCTTGTCTTCCCGTTCAACCTGCCTGCTATCATTGAACTGGGCACCGCAACAGGTTTCGACTTTGAATTGATTGATCAGGCAAACCTCGGACATGCACAGCTGACGCAAGCGCGTAATCAACTCCTCGGCATGGTAAAAGAGCATCCTGACCTGCTGGTACGTGTGCGTCCTAACGGACTGGAAGATACCCCGCAGTTCAAGCTGGATGTCGACCAGGAGAAAGCGCAAGCCCTGGGCATTAGCCTCTCTGATGTAAACCAGACGATTTCAACGGCCTTAGGTGGCACCTACGTAAACGATTTTATCGACCATGGCCGGGTGAAAAAAGTTTACGTACAGGCCGACGCTCGCTTCCGCATGCTGCCAACGGATATTAATAGCCTTTATGTACGCAGCGCTAACGGTGAAATGGTGCCCTTCTCAGCCTTTAGCAACTCTCATTGGGTATATGGTTCACCGCGTCTGGAGCGCTACAACGGGATGCCTTCCATGGAAATCCTCGGTGAGTCCGCACCCGGTAAAAGTACCGGTGAGGCCATGGTCATGATGGAAAGCCTCGCAGCAAAACTGCCTTCTGGCATCGGTTATGACTGGACGGGGATGTCTTACCAGGAGCGACTTTCCGGTAACCAGGCACCTGCGCTATACGCCATTTCGCTGATTGTCGTGTTCTTATGTCTGGCGGCCCTGTATGAAAGCTGGTCTATCCCGTTCTCCGTAATGCTGGTTGTGCCGCTGGGGGTGATTGGTGCGCTGCTCGCAGCATCAATGCGCGGACTGAACAATGATGTCTATTTCCAGGTAGGTCTGCTCACGACGATTGGTTTGTCTGCTAAAAACGCCATTCTGATTGTTGAATTTGCAAAGGATCTGATGGATAAAGAGGGCAAAGGAATTATTGAAGCCACGCTGGAGGCTTCGCGGATGCGTCTTCGCCCTATCCTGATGACCTCACTGGCCTTTATTCTTGGCGTTATGCCACTGGTGATTAGCAGCGGTGCCGGTAGTGGCGCACAAAACGCCGTCGGGACGGGTGTAATGGGGGGAATGCTGTCCGCAACTCTGCTGGCCATCTTCTTTGTACCTGTTTTCTTTGTGGTTGTCCGTCGACGATTTACGCGTCATAAAGATTAACTCATACCTGAAAGGCACCGCTGGTGCCTTTTTTGTTTAAAAGAAACAGTGGAAATAAAATGTCCCTTAGCTTCATATTTTCTCCATTAATTCATTCGCGAAGCGGCTTTTCTCCATGATTTTTACAATTCACATAATTTGAGATTATTCCCCGTGATAGGGAGGCGTACCACGGTGGTAAAATAATCATCAATTCGTTAATGGTCCTCCTGACTGTATAGCGAATGTGAGAAAACACTGAGGTAACATCATGAAAAGATTCATTTCCGTTGCACTTCTCGCTGCGCTACTCGCTGGCTGCGCGCACGACTCCCCCTGTGTACCGGTATACGACGATCAAGGCCGACTGGTTCATACCAATACCTGTATGAAAGGCACAACTCAGGATAACTGGGAAACTGCAGGCGCGATTGCCGGTGGTGCTGCGGCAGTGGCCGGTTTGACGCTAGGTATCGTCGCCTTGACCAAATAAACTCACTCATTTGAAAGCGCGGCATTGTCCGCGCTTTTGCTTTTAATTAGTGCAGTATTTCCTGGTAAGTAAAAAAATCGCCCTTCTGTCTTCACCAGTTTTAATTTAAAGCAAATTACAATCACATTCTTTTTGTTTCTCTATTCAATTTTCATATTTTATCGTGATGATTTTCACATATTAATCACATTAAAGATCCTGCCAATATTCACGCCAGAAACTATCCATTGTTTAAACCCACCGTTAATCAAACTTTTGCTCTGATTTGTGGCGCAGGTTGGAAATTTGCACCATTTCGGGGCGCTCGATTTATATAACCCTGTCTACACTCAGCATGATGCGCTCATTGATGCCTTATTTCACTGAGCACAAAACCTGGCATTACGTTTGCTTTATAAACGTTGGCCAATGCCACAGACAGGTCAAAGCGTTTTAAAACGCCTTTATAACGATAAATTTCGCCACACAGGATGCATTATGAAAAAGATGATGATAGCCAGCCTGGCCGCCGCGGGCGTGCTGTTTGCTGTAGCCAGCCAGGCCCATGCGGGTACGACACTGGATGCTGTTAAAAAGAAAGGTTTCGTACAATGCGGTATCAGTGACGGATTACCTGGCTTCTCTTATGCCGACGCTAACGGCAAATTTACCGGTATTGATGTTGATGTCTGTCGCGGCGTCGCGGCTGCAGTTTTCGGCGATGACAGCAAAGTGAAATACACGCCGCTGACGGCAAAAGAACGCTTCACTGCGCTGCAGTCCGGCGAAGTGGATATGCTCTCCCGTAATACGACCTGGACCTCCTCTCGTGATGCAGGCATGGGGATGTCCTTTACTGGCGTCACCTATTACGACGGTATCGGTTTCCTGACCCACAACAAAGCGGGCCTGAAAAGCGCCAAAGAACTGGATGGGGCGACCGTTTGTATTCAGGCCGGTACGGATACTGAACTCAACGTCGCAGATTACTTCAAAGCGAATAACATGAAGTACACCCCCGTCACGTTCGATCGTTCAGATGAATCTGCCAAAGCGCTGGAGTC is a genomic window containing:
- a CDS encoding efflux RND transporter periplasmic adaptor subunit, which produces MTNHFRLLPLSGFIVCAALLAGCDGQENTQQHAQAPQVSVYLVKSAPLAVTTELPGRTDAFRVAEVRPQVSGIILRRNFAEGSDVKAGDSLYQIDPATYQAAYDSAKGELAKAQAAANIAHLTVKRYVPLVGTQYVSKQEYDQAVATAQQADASVVAAQAGVESARINLAYTKVTSPIDGRIGKSSVTEGALVTNGQSTALATVQQLDPIYVDVTQSSSDFMRLKQTSLQKGDSTSTVELVMENGQPYPLKGTLQFSDVTVDESTGSITLRAIFPNPQHMLLPGMFVRARIDEGTQPDAILVPQQGVTRTPRGEATVLVVNDKNQVESRTIVAPQAIGDRWLVTEGLKNGDRVIVSGLQKVRPGVTVVATPETAAKPAS
- a CDS encoding efflux RND transporter permease subunit, which codes for MANFFIQRPVFAWVLAIILMIAGGLAILKLPVAQYPTIAPPAVAVTATYPGADAQTVQDTVTQVIEQNMNGIDNLMYMSSTSDSAGNVTITLTFESGTDPDIAQVQVQNKLQLAMPLLPQEVQQQGIGVEKSSSSFLLVAGFVSDNKNLTQDDISDYVASNVKDAISRTSGVGDVQLFGAQYAMRIWLDSNAMNKYQLTPLDVINQLKTQNDQIAAGQLGGTPSIPGQQLNASIIAQTRLKSPEEFGRVTLKVNQDGSMVHLKDVARIELGGENYNMVTKINGQAATGLGIKLATGANALDTAAAIKSKLAQLQPFFPQGLKVVYPYDTTPFVKISIHEVVKTLFEAIILVFLVMYLFLQNLRATLIPTIAVPVVLLGTFAVLAAFGFSINTLTMFGMVLAIGLLVDDAIVVVENVERVMVEDKLPPKEATQKSMEQIQGALVGIAMVLSAVFVPMAFFGGSTGAIYRQFSLTIVSAMALSVLVALILTPALCATLLKPVSDEHHEKKGGFFGWFNALFDKSVEHYSNSVSGILRKTGRYLLVYVIIVGGMAVLFLRLPTSFLPEEDQGVFMTMVQLPAGATQMRTQQVLDQVQDYYLTKEKANVESVFTVNGFSFSGQGQNSGIAFVSLKPWEERPGEENGVGAIVSRATKAFSQIKDGLVFPFNLPAIIELGTATGFDFELIDQANLGHAQLTQARNQLLGMVKEHPDLLVRVRPNGLEDTPQFKLDVDQEKAQALGISLSDVNQTISTALGGTYVNDFIDHGRVKKVYVQADARFRMLPTDINSLYVRSANGEMVPFSAFSNSHWVYGSPRLERYNGMPSMEILGESAPGKSTGEAMVMMESLAAKLPSGIGYDWTGMSYQERLSGNQAPALYAISLIVVFLCLAALYESWSIPFSVMLVVPLGVIGALLAASMRGLNNDVYFQVGLLTTIGLSAKNAILIVEFAKDLMDKEGKGIIEATLEASRMRLRPILMTSLAFILGVMPLVISSGAGSGAQNAVGTGVMGGMLSATLLAIFFVPVFFVVVRRRFTRHKD
- a CDS encoding lipoprotein translates to MKRFISVALLAALLAGCAHDSPCVPVYDDQGRLVHTNTCMKGTTQDNWETAGAIAGGAAAVAGLTLGIVALTK
- a CDS encoding amino acid ABC transporter substrate-binding protein, translating into MKKMMIASLAAAGVLFAVASQAHAGTTLDAVKKKGFVQCGISDGLPGFSYADANGKFTGIDVDVCRGVAAAVFGDDSKVKYTPLTAKERFTALQSGEVDMLSRNTTWTSSRDAGMGMSFTGVTYYDGIGFLTHNKAGLKSAKELDGATVCIQAGTDTELNVADYFKANNMKYTPVTFDRSDESAKALESGRCDTLASDQSQLYALRIKLSNPAEWIVLPEVISKEPLGPVVRRGDEDWFSIVRWTLFAMLNAEEMGINSKNVDEKAANPSTPDMAHLLGKEGDFGKDLKLDNKWAYNIVKQVGNYAEIFERNVGSESPLKIKRGQNNLWNNGGIQYAPPVR